From the Quercus lobata isolate SW786 chromosome 6, ValleyOak3.0 Primary Assembly, whole genome shotgun sequence genome, one window contains:
- the LOC115995078 gene encoding pentatricopeptide repeat-containing protein At5g39350-like encodes MFRFQLVRTVNGGKPRKHVPWLTAKVNLVLTLIPLSFLPVLSLPSLWSPSFRFFATLLSPPKLSCLTAKRSVNNFPLHYANASNPIGTECLRLIRLCRNVEDLKPMMSVLIVKGLVEHEFIIGEFLRTCFHLGAPDLALSLFRRIEKPSLVLQNLMIRCLCNNCLYKEVLFLYLSCWVSGCPSDDYTFPFVIKACSALNALWTGKEVHCVVLRTGFEQNLVIQTALIDLYAKSGSMGNACKLIDRIPQPDLVCWNALIAGYSSNGFDQEALEVFSQILVMGLKPNVSTFASVIPVCSRLGCLNIGKCLHGFAVKSGYFSNNFLVPALISMYAIDMDLSAARSLFDFILEKNVTIWNAMISSYTQRQNNFEAFEMFRQMIRAGLQPNLVTFVSIIPSCEDSNSLWFGESLHACVIKHGSGYQLPVLIALVSMYSKLGDVNSAYILFDQMSNRNLLSWNSMVSGYVHNGQWYASLATFREMQFARCNPDAVSIVSVLSACSKLQAVLLGKSAHAFSVRKQLAPDLKVTNALLAFYSDCHQLSSSVQLFNMMALRNAVSWNTLISGYVHNGDVEKATALLHQMHKGGMELDLVTLISILPVFSERKDLLQGMAIHGFAIKTGIASDVSLLNALISMYCYCRDLEAGRSLFEVTPQRNVVSWNALITGCRYHNLQNEVLVLFSHMIREDQRPNFITLLNILPLCRTQLQGKSIHAFAVRTGVVKETPLVSSLIFMYARFENINLCLLVFQMGKKGDISLWNAIMSVHVQTKNAIKAVAFFCDLLQLGLQPDKITVLSLISACVQINNINLTHSVLAYLIRMGFDRYVVICNALIDLYARCGYILKAEKLFDGLVEKDAISWSVMINGYGLHGDGEAALDLLSQMELSGMRPDDVIYLNILSACSHSGLVEQGRMAFNSMLEYGIAPKMEHYSCMVDLLGRTDHLNEAYEIVKGLPCKPSVSLLESLLGACRIHGNVELGEKIGGMLLEMDPENSRSYVILYNIYAAVGRWTDAKRVRSDMERRKLRKLHGFSLIVGNGLPR; translated from the coding sequence ATGTTTAGGTTTCAGTTGGTAAGGACAGTAAATGGCGGGAAACCCAGAAAACATGTGCCATGGTTGACAGCGAAGGTGAACTTGGTTTTGACCCTTATTCCATTGAGTTTTCTTCCTGTACTCTCTCTTCCAAGTCTATGGTCGCCCTCTTTCAGATTCTTCGCCACGCTTCTATCTCCCCCAAAACTCTCTTGCTTAACAGCTAAACGATCCGTGAACAACTTTCCTTTACACTATGCAAATGCAAGCAATCCCATAGGAACCGAATGTCTTCGTCTGATAAGGCTTTGCCGAAACGTAGAGGACTTGAAGCCTATGATGTCAGTTCTAATCGTGAAGGGTCTAGTTGAGCACGAGTTTATCATAGGAGAATTCCTTAGGACTTGCTTTCATCTGGGCGCTCCAGATTTAGCTCTCTCTTTATTCCGACGAATTGAAAAGCCGAGCTTGGTCTTGCAGAATTTGATGATCAGGTGTCTATGCAATAATTGTCTATATAAAGAAGTCTTATTTCTCTATCTCAGTTGTTGGGTTTCAGGTTGCCCTTCTGATGATTACACTTTTCCATTTGTCATCAAGGCGTGTTCGGCTCTGAATGCATTATGGACAGGAAAGGAGGTTCATTGTGTTGTTTTGAGAACTGGGTTTGAGCAAAATTTAGTTATACAGACTGCTTTGATTGATTTGTATGCGAAGTCTGGTTCTATGGGGAACGCGTGTAAGCTGATTGATAGAATTCCACAACCAGACTTGGTTTGTTGGAATGCATTGATTGCTGGTTATTCTTCAAATGGGTTTGATCAGGAAGCCTTGGAGGTTTTCAGTCAGATTCTTGTGATGGGTTTGAAGCCCAATGTCAGCACTTTTGCCAGCGTAATTCCTGTCTGCTCTCGTTTGGGATGTTTAAATATTGGTAAATGTCTTCATGGATTTGCTGTCAAATCtggatatttttcaaataattttttggtgCCTGCTTTAATTTCAATGTATGCTATTGACATGGATTTATCGGCTGCTAGaagtttgtttgattttattctGGAAAAGAATGTTACTATTTGGAATGCTATGATATCTTCATATACACAGaggcaaaacaattttgaagCCTTTGAGATGTTCCGGCAAATGATCCGTGCTGGCTTGCAGCCTAATTTGGTCACTTTTGTGTCCATCATCCCATCATGTGAGGACTCCAATAGCCTTTGGTTTGGTGAATCCCTTCATGCATGTGTTATAAAGCATGGGTCAGGGTATCAACTTCCCGTGTTAATAGCACTTGTATCTATGTATTCAAAGCTTGGAGATGTCAATTCAGCATACATACTTTTTGATCAGATGTCCAATAGAAATCTCCTGTCATGGAATTCTATGGTTTCTGGGTACGTGCATAATGGGCAATGGTATGCAAGTTTGGCCACATTTCGTGAAATGCAGTTTGCTAGATGCAATCCAGATGCAGTCTCCATTGTTAGTGTTCTTTCTGCCTGCTCCAAGCTACAGGCTGTTTTGCTGGGCAAGTCTGCCCATGCGTTTAGTGTTAGAAAGCAACTTGCCCCAGACCTTAAGGTGACAAACGCACTATTGGCCTTTTATTCTGATTGTCATCAGCTCTCCTCTTCTGTTCAGTTATTTAACATGATGGCTCTAAGAAATGCTGTATCATGGAATACTTTGATATCTGGATATGTACACAATGGTGATGTAGAGAAGGCTACTGCTCTTCTTCACCAGATGCATAAAGGTGGCATGGAGTTGGATTTGGTTACCCTGATAAGTATTCTTCCTGTTTTTAGTGAGAGAAAAGATTTGTTGCAAGGAATGGCTATTCATGGTTTTGCTATAAAAACTGGGATTGCCTCTGATGTTTCTTTACTAAATGCCCTCATTAGCATGTATTGCTACTGCAGAGATCTTGAAGCTGGGAGGTCACTTTTTGAAGTCACGCCTCAAAGAAATGTTGTGTCTTGGAATGCTCTAATTACTGGCTGCCGATATCACAACTTACAGAATGAGGTTTTGGTCTTATTTAGTCATATGATAAGAGAAGATCAGAGGCCAAATTTCATAACCTTGCTAAATATATTACCTCTTTGCCGCACACAGTTGCAGGGTAAGTCTATACATGCTTTTGCGGTTAGAACAGGAGTTGTAAAAGAAACCCCTCTTGTTTCATCTCTTATATTCATGTATGCcagatttgaaaatataaatttatgtcTATTGGTATTCCAAATGGGGAAAAAGGGGGATATTTCTTTGTGGAATGCTATTATGTCTGTACATGTTCAAACAAAAAATGCCATAAAAGCAGTTGCATTCTTCTGTGATTTGCTTCAACTGGGACTGCAGCCTGACAAAATTACAGTTCTGAGTTTAATTTCCGCTTGTGTTCAAATAAATAACATCAATCTTACTCATTCTGTACTGGCTTACCTAATACGCATGGGCTTTGACAGATACGTGGTCATCTGTAATGCATTAATAGATTTGTATGCAAGATGTGGCTACATTTTAAAAGCAGAGAAACTGTTTGATGGGTTGGTTGAAAAGGATGCTATATCTTGGAGTGTAATGATAAATGGGTATGGGTTGCATGGGGATGGTGAAGCTGCCCTAGACCTTTTGTCCCAGATGGAACTTTCAGGGATGAGACCTGATGATgttatttatttgaatattttatcAGCTTGCAGCCATTCTGGCTTAGTTGAGCAAGGCCGCATGGCATTCAACTCTATGCTAGAATACGGAATAGCACCAAAAATGGAGCACTATTCTTGCATGGTTGACCTTCTTGGGAGAACAGATCACTTGAATGAAGCGTATGAAATTGTTAAAGGACTGCCTTGTAAACCTTCTGTAAGCCTGCTTGAGTCTTTGTTGGGTGCTTGCAGAATCCATGGTAATGTTGAACTTGGAGAGAAAATTGGTGGGATGCTCTTAGAAATGGACCCAGAAAATTCCAGATCATATGTGATACTTTACAATATTTATGCAGCAGTTGGAAGGTGGACAGATGCCAAAAGAGTGAGGTCTGATATGGAACGAAGAAAGTTGAGAAAACTGCATGGATTT